The Eubacteriaceae bacterium Marseille-Q4139 genome has a window encoding:
- a CDS encoding MATE family efflux transporter — MEDQQKLVLFEQTPIPRAVMQLAVPTILSSLVMVLYNLADTYFVGMLNDPIENAAVTLAAPVLLAFNAVNNLFGVGSSSMMSRALGRRDYDTVYRSSAFGFYCAVFFGILFSVGFTVFKEQFLVILGASAETSVQTAGYLKWTVTFGATPAILNVVMAYLVRSEGSALHASIGTMSGCLLNIVLDPFFILPWGLNMGAEGAGLATFLSNCVACLYFFVLLFVKRGKTYVCINPKMFRLDKAIVIGVCGVGIPASIQNLLNVTGMTVLNNFTSAFGSDAVAAMGITQKINQVPLYISLGLSQGIMPLISYNYASGNIKRMKGTLTFSIKVALTFITTVSVCYFLGADVMVRLFMKNESIIAYGSRFLRGFCLGLPFLCMDFIAVAVFQATGLGKYAFLFAVLRKIVLEIPALYILNQLFPLYGLAYAQLTAELILSAAAVIVLVRLFKKLEKTMAKRE, encoded by the coding sequence ATGGAAGATCAACAGAAACTCGTGCTGTTTGAACAGACGCCGATTCCGCGCGCCGTCATGCAGCTTGCAGTCCCGACAATTTTAAGCTCCCTGGTCATGGTGCTTTACAACCTGGCCGACACCTATTTCGTAGGCATGCTTAACGACCCCATCGAAAACGCAGCCGTGACGTTAGCGGCGCCGGTGCTTTTGGCCTTCAATGCGGTCAACAACCTGTTCGGCGTGGGCAGCTCCAGCATGATGAGCCGGGCCCTCGGCCGGAGAGACTACGATACGGTGTACCGCAGCTCTGCCTTCGGTTTTTACTGCGCCGTCTTCTTTGGAATCCTGTTTTCCGTCGGCTTTACCGTATTTAAGGAACAGTTCCTTGTGATTCTTGGGGCCAGCGCCGAGACGTCTGTCCAGACAGCCGGATATCTGAAATGGACAGTGACCTTCGGTGCGACGCCTGCAATCTTAAACGTCGTCATGGCATACCTGGTTCGTTCCGAGGGCTCCGCTCTCCATGCCAGTATCGGAACCATGAGCGGCTGCCTTTTAAACATCGTCCTTGACCCGTTTTTCATCCTCCCGTGGGGGCTCAACATGGGCGCAGAGGGTGCCGGTCTCGCCACCTTCCTCTCCAACTGCGTGGCCTGCCTGTACTTCTTCGTGCTGCTGTTTGTAAAGCGCGGGAAAACCTATGTCTGCATCAACCCGAAAATGTTCCGGCTGGACAAGGCTATCGTCATCGGCGTCTGCGGCGTCGGGATTCCGGCCTCGATCCAGAACCTGCTTAACGTAACCGGCATGACGGTTTTAAACAACTTTACGTCGGCCTTCGGCTCCGATGCCGTTGCGGCCATGGGCATCACCCAGAAAATCAACCAGGTGCCCCTTTACATATCCCTGGGCCTTTCCCAGGGCATCATGCCGCTCATCAGCTATAACTACGCCAGCGGAAACATTAAGCGCATGAAAGGGACGCTGACCTTCTCCATCAAGGTTGCCCTTACGTTCATCACGACCGTTTCCGTCTGCTATTTCCTGGGCGCAGACGTGATGGTGCGGCTGTTCATGAAGAACGAGAGCATCATCGCATACGGGAGCCGGTTCCTCAGAGGCTTCTGCCTGGGCCTTCCGTTCCTGTGCATGGACTTTATCGCGGTGGCCGTGTTCCAGGCGACGGGCCTTGGAAAATATGCGTTCCTGTTTGCCGTGCTCCGGAAAATTGTGCTGGAAATTCCGGCCCTGTATATCTTAAATCAGTTGTTCCCGCTTTACGGCCTGGCCTACGCACAGCTTACGGCAGAGTTAATCCTGTCTGCGGCGGCAGTGATCGTCCTTGTGCGGCTGTTTAAGAAATTAGAAAAAACCATGGCAAAGAGGGAGTAG
- a CDS encoding AlkZ family DNA glycosylase: MTEVTLNQVRSFRLRAHHLDREYGKTEVYRAAGACGLQNSPPGAWETALYNRIPECGREEMERLLYREKTLLQAWSFRGLPVIFPAGESSVFLGALAAQGEEPWIYTDGIGLALDFLGLSFEEVFEILKEVITGLDGKTVVSKAALDQMLAGWMRPYIPEGKRALWDSPSMYGSPDKQTVGGAAVSFLLRPCSFLGLAVFGEREKTSPSFTSYKGWLGHEMRTDEDAVRNLVTKFLHCYGPASPDMLAAFLGCSRKQARRMWGTVSDGLCSVTFLGKKKYVLEEDMDALVSAPSPERELVLLGGHDPFLDQRDRLVLQPDQSLHKKIWKFVFNPGVILLRGEAAGVWTGKKTAKGLEVKGELWNEEVEKKEVLRLAEEYAAFRGEPLASFEL, translated from the coding sequence ATGACAGAAGTCACCCTGAACCAGGTACGCAGTTTCAGGCTGCGCGCCCACCATCTTGACCGGGAATACGGGAAAACAGAAGTTTACCGGGCGGCGGGCGCCTGCGGTCTCCAGAATTCGCCGCCGGGGGCCTGGGAGACGGCGCTTTATAACCGGATCCCGGAGTGCGGCAGAGAAGAGATGGAGCGGCTTTTGTACCGGGAGAAAACGCTTCTTCAGGCATGGAGCTTCCGCGGCCTGCCCGTCATTTTCCCTGCCGGTGAGAGCAGCGTCTTTCTCGGCGCCCTTGCGGCGCAGGGAGAAGAACCGTGGATTTATACGGATGGGATCGGCCTGGCGCTGGATTTTCTGGGGCTTTCATTTGAAGAGGTGTTTGAAATCTTAAAAGAGGTGATTACCGGGTTGGACGGAAAGACGGTTGTCAGCAAGGCAGCGTTGGATCAGATGCTGGCCGGCTGGATGCGGCCGTATATCCCGGAGGGAAAAAGAGCCCTCTGGGACAGCCCGTCCATGTACGGGAGCCCGGATAAGCAGACGGTTGGCGGCGCGGCCGTCTCGTTTCTGCTGCGACCCTGTTCGTTTCTGGGACTTGCGGTGTTCGGGGAGCGGGAAAAGACGAGCCCCTCGTTTACGTCGTATAAAGGCTGGCTCGGCCATGAAATGAGGACGGACGAAGACGCCGTCCGAAATCTTGTGACGAAATTTCTGCACTGCTACGGCCCGGCATCGCCGGACATGCTTGCGGCGTTCCTGGGCTGTTCCAGAAAGCAGGCAAGACGCATGTGGGGCACTGTTTCGGACGGGCTTTGCAGCGTCACCTTCCTTGGGAAAAAGAAATATGTCCTGGAAGAAGACATGGACGCGCTGGTTTCTGCGCCGTCTCCGGAGCGGGAGCTTGTCCTTCTTGGCGGCCATGACCCGTTTCTCGATCAGAGGGACCGGCTCGTTCTCCAGCCGGATCAGTCGCTCCATAAAAAAATCTGGAAATTCGTCTTCAATCCCGGCGTCATTTTGCTTCGCGGAGAGGCTGCCGGCGTCTGGACAGGGAAAAAGACGGCGAAAGGCCTGGAAGTAAAAGGCGAGCTCTGGAACGAAGAGGTGGAGAAAAAAGAGGTTCTGCGGCTGGCCGAAGAATACGCGGCCTTCCGGGGAGAACCTCTGGCGTCGTTTGAACTTTGA
- the fabG gene encoding 3-oxoacyl-ACP reductase FabG, translating into MNKTVLITGSSRGIGRAAALAFGGAGYNVVINCMSQTEKMLELKREIEKTGAACLAVQADAGDPDGCELIFSEAEARFGFVDVLINNAGIAHIGLLQDMSIEQWDRLLKTNLTAVFLCCRRAIPGMVKKQAGKILNISSVWGVCGASCEAAYSASKGGVNAMTRALAKELAPSHIQVNAVACGAIDTEMNGFLDAEEKEMLLEEIPAGRMGTPEEAAALLLKLAEAPEYLTGQVIGLDGGWI; encoded by the coding sequence ATGAATAAAACAGTGCTCATCACCGGCTCTTCCCGCGGAATCGGCCGTGCGGCGGCCCTTGCTTTCGGGGGAGCCGGTTACAACGTCGTAATAAATTGTATGTCGCAGACGGAAAAAATGCTGGAGCTGAAAAGAGAAATAGAAAAGACAGGTGCCGCCTGCCTGGCTGTACAGGCCGATGCAGGCGATCCGGACGGATGCGAACTGATTTTTTCTGAGGCAGAGGCCCGCTTCGGCTTCGTCGACGTCCTGATCAACAACGCCGGCATCGCCCACATCGGGCTTCTCCAGGACATGTCCATCGAGCAGTGGGACAGGCTTTTAAAGACCAACCTCACGGCAGTCTTTCTCTGCTGCCGCCGCGCCATCCCCGGCATGGTAAAAAAACAGGCCGGAAAGATTTTAAACATCTCCTCGGTCTGGGGCGTCTGCGGTGCTTCCTGTGAGGCGGCCTACTCGGCTTCCAAGGGCGGCGTCAACGCCATGACCCGTGCCCTCGCAAAGGAGCTGGCGCCGTCCCATATCCAGGTAAATGCCGTAGCCTGCGGCGCCATTGACACGGAAATGAACGGATTTTTAGATGCTGAAGAAAAAGAAATGTTATTGGAGGAGATCCCGGCAGGCCGCATGGGGACGCCAGAAGAGGCCGCCGCTCTCCTTCTTAAGCTGGCAGAGGCCCCGGAGTACCTGACGGGACAAGTCATCGGTCTTGACGGCGGCTGGATTTAG
- the trxB gene encoding thioredoxin-disulfide reductase: METIYDLVIIGSGPAGLGAAIYAQRADLKTLVIEKEMMSGGQVLTTYEVDNYAGLPGIGGFDLGMKFREHADKLGAQFAEDTVVRIEEAEGKEGLLEAAELSGKLKNVVGENGSYLTKAVIIATGAHHRKLGAPGEEEFSGMGVSYCATCDGAFFRNKTTAVVGGGDVAIEDAIFLARLCEKVYLIHRRDELRGAKSLQKRLMAMENVEILWDTVVESIDGKEKVESLKLQNKKSGEKKELSVDGVFIAVGISPNSEAYKGTVSMDEGGYIEAGEDGKTSVPGIFAAGDVRTKALRQIVTAVADGANCVTGVERYLNGQ; this comes from the coding sequence ATGGAAACGATATATGATCTTGTAATTATCGGCTCCGGCCCGGCCGGGCTTGGGGCCGCCATATACGCGCAGAGGGCTGATTTAAAGACGCTTGTCATCGAAAAGGAGATGATGAGCGGCGGCCAGGTGCTTACGACCTACGAGGTCGACAATTATGCCGGGCTTCCCGGCATCGGGGGCTTTGACCTGGGCATGAAATTCCGGGAGCATGCCGACAAGCTCGGCGCCCAGTTCGCAGAAGATACGGTCGTCCGCATCGAAGAGGCAGAAGGAAAGGAAGGGCTTTTAGAGGCCGCCGAACTCTCCGGGAAGCTTAAAAACGTAGTGGGAGAGAACGGCTCCTATCTCACAAAGGCCGTCATCATCGCCACAGGCGCCCATCACAGGAAGTTAGGGGCGCCTGGAGAAGAGGAATTTTCCGGCATGGGCGTTTCCTACTGCGCCACCTGCGACGGCGCATTTTTCCGGAACAAGACGACGGCAGTCGTAGGCGGCGGCGATGTTGCCATCGAGGACGCCATTTTCTTAGCAAGGCTCTGTGAAAAGGTGTACCTGATCCACAGGCGTGACGAGCTGCGCGGGGCGAAGAGCCTCCAGAAGCGGCTCATGGCCATGGAAAATGTGGAAATCCTCTGGGATACGGTGGTGGAGTCCATCGACGGAAAAGAAAAGGTGGAGTCCCTGAAACTTCAGAATAAAAAGAGCGGAGAGAAAAAAGAACTCTCCGTGGACGGCGTGTTTATCGCCGTGGGAATTTCGCCCAACAGCGAGGCATACAAAGGAACGGTTTCCATGGATGAGGGCGGCTATATCGAGGCCGGGGAAGACGGAAAAACCTCGGTTCCCGGAATTTTTGCGGCAGGCGACGTGCGTACCAAGGCGCTCCGCCAGATCGTGACGGCTGTGGCCGACGGCGCCAACTGTGTGACAGGCGTGGAACGGTATTTGAACGGACAGTGA
- a CDS encoding C40 family peptidase — MKKTIKILAAGCLLALAALPSTAYASVSWETDSSVAGAAVALNNYYAASLKPEEDFASAIEESGVFKAEVFTSPKEDAPLVMSTASAYSNVAISHVSNYVNVRTEPNTSSEIVGKIYNNCAATILATVDGEDGQWYQIQSGTVNGYIKAEYFITGTDAEKIAKQVGTMYAKIANADTLRLREEPNLTSRTLTLLSEDAEYVALEETGDFVKIQVDADLTGYVHKDYVNLRVEFKQAVSLAEEQAQKEEEERLKKEAADAIANLEQVKKEAEAQASQSQTSEAVTEGSQSTESQTETPETTKAPETETQTAEIGTIARNPLEETTTAAPTTTAAPETTTAAPETTTAAEGTLSAYQEIGPGGSMGPGGSNTGTSSGNTVETATRTAIVAYAKQFLGNPYVYGGTSLTNGADCSGFTMRIYEHFGIDTGRTSRDQAANGKEIPIDSVQPGDLLFYGSDDYINHVAMYIGGGQVIHSSTPATGITITSSNYRTPCKAVTFLN; from the coding sequence ATGAAGAAGACCATAAAAATACTGGCTGCCGGCTGCCTGCTCGCGCTGGCAGCCCTGCCGTCCACGGCATACGCCTCTGTCTCATGGGAAACCGATTCATCGGTGGCAGGCGCAGCCGTTGCCCTGAACAACTACTATGCGGCAAGCTTAAAGCCGGAGGAGGACTTTGCGTCGGCCATCGAGGAGAGCGGCGTCTTTAAAGCCGAGGTTTTCACAAGCCCGAAGGAAGACGCACCCCTTGTGATGTCGACGGCTTCGGCCTACTCCAATGTGGCGATTTCCCATGTGAGCAATTACGTCAACGTGCGGACAGAGCCCAATACATCAAGCGAAATCGTCGGAAAAATCTATAATAACTGTGCGGCGACGATCCTGGCGACGGTTGACGGTGAAGACGGCCAGTGGTACCAGATCCAGTCCGGTACCGTAAACGGCTACATCAAGGCAGAGTATTTCATCACCGGCACCGACGCGGAGAAGATTGCAAAGCAGGTGGGCACCATGTACGCGAAAATCGCCAACGCCGACACGCTGCGGCTCAGGGAGGAGCCAAATCTCACAAGCCGGACGCTGACGCTTTTAAGCGAGGACGCCGAGTATGTGGCATTGGAAGAAACCGGGGATTTCGTAAAAATCCAGGTGGACGCAGACCTGACCGGCTATGTACATAAAGACTATGTGAATCTTCGCGTGGAATTCAAGCAGGCGGTGAGCCTGGCGGAAGAGCAGGCGCAGAAGGAAGAAGAGGAGCGGCTTAAAAAGGAAGCGGCCGACGCTATCGCAAACCTGGAACAGGTGAAAAAAGAGGCTGAGGCCCAGGCAAGCCAGAGCCAGACGTCGGAAGCCGTGACCGAAGGAAGCCAGAGCACCGAAAGCCAGACGGAGACGCCGGAAACCACCAAAGCGCCGGAAACAGAAACCCAGACGGCAGAGATCGGCACCATCGCAAGAAATCCGTTGGAGGAAACCACCACGGCGGCCCCAACGACGACGGCAGCGCCTGAGACAACCACAGCCGCGCCTGAGACAACGACGGCGGCGGAGGGCACCTTAAGCGCGTACCAGGAGATCGGCCCCGGCGGCAGCATGGGCCCGGGCGGCTCCAATACCGGCACCAGCTCCGGAAACACCGTGGAGACGGCAACCAGGACGGCGATTGTTGCATATGCAAAGCAGTTCCTTGGAAATCCCTATGTATATGGAGGGACAAGCCTGACAAACGGCGCAGACTGCTCCGGCTTTACGATGCGGATTTATGAACATTTCGGCATCGACACCGGGCGGACCTCCAGGGATCAGGCTGCCAACGGAAAAGAAATTCCCATTGATTCCGTGCAGCCGGGCGACCTTTTGTTCTATGGAAGCGACGACTATATCAACCATGTGGCCATGTACATCGGAGGCGGTCAGGTTATCCACTCCAGCACGCCGGCCACAGGAATTACCATTACTTCGTCCAATTACAGGACACCTTGCAAGGCGGTAACATTTTTAAATTAA
- the sdaAB gene encoding L-serine ammonia-lyase, iron-sulfur-dependent subunit beta: protein MNEIGTFDILGPNMIGPSSSHTAGALKIAFIAGKMVKAKPVKVKFVLYGSFARTYHGHGTDRALVGGILGYHPDDERIRDSFDHAKEAGLSFEFVEDFEDKEIYPNTVDIYVTDEEGATMSLQGKSIGGGNAVITKLNGVDVELSGNYTTMIVEHIDKKGTLAFVTTVLSAYDLNIGSLRLYRESKGKIAYAIIEVDTNVKESVVSALSGFEAVRNVVLVPAIKLE from the coding sequence ATGAATGAGATCGGAACATTTGACATCCTGGGGCCAAATATGATCGGTCCCTCCAGCTCCCACACGGCCGGGGCGCTGAAAATTGCGTTTATCGCAGGAAAAATGGTGAAGGCAAAGCCGGTGAAGGTGAAATTTGTCCTCTACGGCTCCTTCGCAAGAACGTACCACGGCCACGGTACGGACAGGGCCCTGGTGGGCGGAATTTTAGGGTACCATCCCGACGATGAGAGGATCCGCGATTCCTTCGACCATGCAAAAGAGGCCGGGCTGTCCTTTGAATTTGTCGAGGATTTCGAGGACAAGGAAATCTACCCGAACACCGTGGACATCTATGTGACCGACGAGGAAGGCGCAACCATGTCGCTCCAGGGAAAATCCATCGGCGGCGGCAACGCGGTGATTACGAAGCTCAACGGCGTGGATGTGGAGCTGTCCGGCAACTACACGACGATGATCGTGGAGCACATCGACAAGAAGGGAACGCTGGCCTTCGTGACGACGGTCTTAAGCGCCTACGACTTGAACATCGGCTCCCTGCGTCTTTACAGGGAGAGCAAGGGAAAGATCGCCTATGCGATTATCGAGGTGGACACAAACGTAAAGGAATCCGTGGTGAGCGCGCTGAGCGGGTTTGAAGCTGTTCGGAACGTGGTTCTGGTTCCGGCCATAAAACTGGAGTAA
- the sdaAA gene encoding L-serine ammonia-lyase, iron-sulfur-dependent, subunit alpha: MNFVNGAQLLEYCEKENKRISDAMFERETTHLEQDPARTRARMEKAYSIMKAAARKPMNEDIVSMGGMIGGESKKLHTLREDGKNICGDVISKAIAYAVGVLEVNASMGLIVAAPTAGSSGVLPGVLCSLQEQYGFSDEEICQVLFNAAAIGYLITRNATTAGAEGGCQAEVGSASAMAASAAVELMGGSPRQCLDAASFAIVNILGLVCDPIGGLVENPCQNRNAMGASNALISAELALAGIKSITPIDETVGVMYAVGKSLPSELRETSLGGMAVAKSACEACMACAAKRHGKS; this comes from the coding sequence ATGAATTTTGTAAACGGTGCACAGTTATTGGAATACTGCGAAAAAGAAAATAAAAGGATTTCCGACGCCATGTTCGAGCGGGAAACGACCCACTTGGAGCAGGATCCGGCCAGGACACGGGCCAGGATGGAAAAGGCATACTCCATCATGAAGGCGGCGGCAAGAAAGCCCATGAACGAAGACATCGTCAGCATGGGCGGCATGATCGGCGGGGAGAGCAAAAAGCTCCATACCCTGCGGGAAGACGGGAAAAACATCTGCGGAGACGTGATTTCAAAGGCCATCGCCTACGCGGTCGGCGTTCTGGAGGTCAACGCGTCCATGGGCCTTATTGTGGCGGCCCCGACGGCCGGCTCCTCCGGCGTCCTGCCGGGCGTCCTCTGTTCCCTTCAGGAGCAGTACGGATTTTCCGATGAGGAGATCTGCCAGGTACTTTTCAATGCGGCGGCCATCGGCTACCTGATTACGAGAAATGCCACGACGGCCGGAGCAGAGGGCGGCTGTCAGGCCGAGGTGGGCTCTGCCAGCGCCATGGCGGCGTCTGCGGCCGTAGAGCTCATGGGCGGAAGTCCGAGGCAGTGCCTGGATGCGGCGTCCTTTGCAATCGTCAACATCCTGGGCCTCGTCTGCGACCCCATCGGCGGCCTTGTGGAGAATCCCTGCCAGAACCGGAATGCCATGGGCGCCTCCAACGCGTTAATCAGCGCCGAGCTGGCCCTTGCCGGAATTAAGAGCATTACGCCCATCGACGAGACCGTCGGCGTCATGTATGCAGTCGGAAAATCCCTGCCGTCGGAGCTTCGTGAGACGTCCCTCGGCGGCATGGCCGTGGCAAAGAGCGCCTGCGAGGCGTGCATGGCATGCGCGGCGAAACGGCACGGGAAGAGTTAA
- a CDS encoding glycerol-3-phosphate responsive antiterminator, whose protein sequence is MKQELYEIAEGCPVIAAVKDDRGLRRCLESESSVVFILYGDICTIRQIVDTVKAAGKLAIVHADLIGGLAPKEVAVDFLKTEAGANGIISTKLPLIHRAKELGIYAVFRFFVIDSMALLNIRKQCGICRPDMVEILPGLMPKIIARLSSELSVPVIAGGLISEKSDVTAALEAGAVSISTTDEEVWFM, encoded by the coding sequence ATGAAGCAGGAATTATATGAAATCGCCGAGGGCTGTCCGGTCATCGCTGCCGTAAAGGATGACCGGGGCCTTAGGCGGTGCCTGGAATCGGAGAGCTCCGTCGTATTTATCCTGTACGGCGATATCTGTACGATCCGGCAGATCGTGGATACAGTGAAGGCGGCCGGAAAGCTGGCCATCGTCCATGCGGATCTGATCGGCGGGCTGGCTCCGAAAGAGGTGGCCGTGGACTTTTTAAAGACAGAAGCCGGGGCGAACGGGATTATTTCCACGAAGCTTCCGTTAATCCACCGGGCGAAGGAGCTGGGGATTTACGCGGTATTCCGGTTTTTCGTCATTGATTCCATGGCCCTTTTGAATATCAGAAAACAGTGCGGCATCTGCCGTCCCGATATGGTGGAAATCCTGCCGGGGCTGATGCCGAAGATCATTGCGCGGCTTTCCTCGGAGCTTTCGGTGCCGGTCATTGCAGGCGGCCTGATTTCGGAGAAAAGCGACGTGACGGCGGCGCTGGAGGCGGGGGCTGTCTCCATCTCCACCACAGACGAGGAAGTCTGGTTTATGTAA
- the glpK gene encoding glycerol kinase GlpK produces the protein MGKYIMALDAGTTSSRCILFDRTGAMKSVAQKEFTQYFPKPGWVEHDADEIWSTELGVAVEAMTKAGASAADIAAIGITNQRETTVVWDKKTGEPICHAIVWQCRRTSAYCDELKARGFTDMIRKKTGLVIDAYFSGTKLKWILDNVPGARERAEHGELLFGTVETWLIWKLTKGKVHVTDYSNASRTMLFNIRTLSWDPEILALLDIPASMLPEVKPSSMVYGETDPSYFGGPIPIGGAAGDQQAALFGQTCFEPGDAKNTYGTGCFLLMNTGETPVFSENGLVTTIAWGLDGKVNYALEGSIFVAGAAIQWLRDEMRLIDSAADSEYMAGKVKDTAGCYVVPAFTGLGAPYWDQYARGTIVGITRGVNKYHIIRATLESLAYQTNDVLRAMEADSGMKLTSLKADGGASANNLLMQMQADIVRVPVKRPGCVETTAMGAAYLAGLAVGYWKNKDEVLKNWSVDREFLPEISEEERDEKVRGWKKAVKYAFGWAE, from the coding sequence ATGGGAAAGTATATTATGGCTCTGGATGCCGGTACCACCAGCAGCCGGTGCATTTTGTTTGACAGGACGGGGGCCATGAAAAGCGTGGCCCAGAAGGAGTTCACCCAGTATTTCCCAAAGCCGGGGTGGGTGGAGCACGACGCCGATGAAATCTGGTCGACAGAGCTTGGCGTCGCAGTGGAAGCCATGACGAAGGCCGGGGCGTCTGCCGCCGATATTGCGGCCATTGGGATCACAAACCAGCGGGAGACGACGGTTGTCTGGGATAAAAAGACAGGCGAGCCCATCTGCCATGCCATCGTCTGGCAGTGCCGCCGGACGTCGGCTTACTGTGATGAACTGAAGGCCAGGGGATTTACGGATATGATCCGGAAGAAGACAGGGCTCGTGATCGACGCATACTTTTCGGGGACAAAGTTAAAATGGATCTTAGACAATGTGCCGGGAGCCAGGGAGCGGGCCGAACACGGCGAGCTTTTGTTCGGTACTGTGGAGACCTGGCTCATCTGGAAGCTCACAAAAGGAAAGGTTCATGTGACCGACTATTCCAACGCCTCCCGGACGATGTTATTCAACATCAGGACGCTTTCCTGGGATCCGGAAATCCTTGCCCTCCTTGACATTCCGGCTTCCATGCTTCCGGAGGTGAAGCCCTCCAGCATGGTTTACGGGGAGACGGATCCGTCTTATTTCGGCGGCCCCATTCCCATCGGCGGCGCGGCCGGAGATCAGCAGGCGGCGCTGTTTGGCCAGACCTGCTTTGAGCCGGGGGATGCAAAAAATACATATGGGACAGGCTGTTTTCTTCTGATGAACACGGGGGAGACGCCGGTGTTTTCGGAAAACGGCCTCGTGACGACTATCGCCTGGGGGCTTGACGGCAAAGTGAATTATGCCCTGGAAGGTTCGATTTTCGTGGCCGGTGCGGCGATCCAGTGGCTGAGGGACGAGATGCGGCTCATTGACTCAGCGGCAGATTCGGAGTACATGGCCGGGAAGGTGAAGGACACGGCCGGCTGCTATGTGGTGCCGGCGTTTACGGGCCTTGGCGCGCCTTACTGGGATCAGTACGCCAGGGGTACCATTGTCGGGATTACCCGCGGCGTCAATAAATACCATATCATCCGGGCGACTCTGGAATCCCTGGCGTATCAGACAAACGACGTCTTAAGGGCCATGGAGGCGGATTCCGGCATGAAGCTTACGTCTTTAAAGGCGGATGGCGGCGCCAGCGCCAACAACCTTCTGATGCAGATGCAGGCGGATATTGTCCGTGTCCCGGTGAAGCGCCCCGGCTGTGTGGAGACGACGGCCATGGGAGCTGCGTATCTTGCGGGGCTTGCAGTCGGATACTGGAAAAACAAGGACGAGGTGCTGAAAAACTGGTCGGTAGACCGGGAATTTTTGCCGGAGATCTCCGAGGAGGAGAGAGATGAAAAGGTAAGAGGCTGGAAAAAGGCGGTCAAGTATGCCTTTGGATGGGCCGAATAG
- a CDS encoding class I SAM-dependent methyltransferase, with protein sequence MLEKLEEKAMVQFLSRFDEYPFLVKFNDKSYQVGRGAPVFTVHFKKALPVPELLTSTSLALGEAYMDGDLEIEGDLYDALDHFLGQMGKFSTNERALKKLIHTPVTKKVQEKEVTSHYDIGNDFYKLWLDDTLSYSCAYFKNPDDSLYAAQVNKVGYILEKLHLKEGMTLLDIGCGWGFLLIEAAKKYKVKGTGITLSREQHAEFRKRIKEEGLQDMLDVKLMDYRDLPKEGQTYDRVVSVGMVEHVGRENYQLFNDCVRDVLKDGGLFLLHFISALKEYPGDAWIKKYIFPGGVVPSLREMIADMANDGFHVLDVENLRMHYNKTLLCWENNYKKNLDEVRKRFDERFVRMWNLYLAACAATFHNGIIDLHQILATKGVNNELPLTRWY encoded by the coding sequence ATGCTGGAAAAACTGGAAGAAAAAGCGATGGTACAGTTCCTGTCAAGATTTGACGAGTATCCATTCCTTGTAAAATTTAACGACAAGTCCTATCAGGTGGGCCGCGGCGCCCCGGTCTTCACTGTCCACTTTAAAAAGGCTCTGCCGGTACCGGAGCTTTTAACCAGCACCTCCCTTGCCCTGGGCGAAGCCTACATGGACGGCGATCTGGAAATCGAAGGCGATCTTTACGACGCCCTCGACCATTTTCTCGGGCAGATGGGGAAATTCTCCACAAACGAGCGGGCTTTAAAAAAACTGATCCACACGCCGGTCACGAAAAAAGTACAGGAGAAAGAAGTCACGAGCCATTATGACATCGGAAATGATTTTTACAAGCTCTGGCTGGACGATACCTTAAGTTATTCCTGCGCCTATTTTAAAAATCCCGATGACAGCCTTTACGCGGCACAGGTCAATAAAGTGGGGTATATTTTAGAAAAGCTTCATTTAAAGGAAGGCATGACCCTCTTAGACATCGGCTGCGGATGGGGCTTTCTCCTCATCGAGGCAGCGAAAAAATACAAGGTCAAAGGGACGGGCATTACCTTAAGCAGAGAGCAGCATGCGGAATTTCGGAAACGGATCAAAGAAGAAGGGCTCCAGGACATGCTTGATGTGAAACTCATGGATTACCGGGATCTCCCGAAGGAAGGACAGACCTACGACCGCGTCGTCTCCGTCGGCATGGTTGAGCATGTGGGACGGGAAAATTACCAGCTTTTCAACGACTGCGTCCGCGACGTCTTAAAGGACGGCGGACTGTTTCTCCTGCATTTTATCAGTGCATTAAAAGAATACCCGGGAGATGCATGGATTAAAAAATACATCTTCCCGGGCGGTGTCGTCCCAAGTCTCAGGGAAATGATCGCAGACATGGCAAACGACGGCTTCCATGTCCTCGACGTGGAAAACCTGCGGATGCACTACAATAAAACCCTGCTCTGCTGGGAAAACAATTATAAAAAGAACCTGGACGAGGTGAGGAAACGGTTCGACGAGCGGTTCGTCCGCATGTGGAACCTGTATCTTGCGGCCTGCGCGGCCACCTTCCACAACGGAATCATCGACCTGCACCAGATTCTCGCCACAAAGGGCGTCAACAACGAGCTGCCCCTCACCAGGTGGTACTAA